ATAATTATTTCTTCCCCCGGGTCGTTGAGCTGCTCCGGAAAAAACATATGGATGATGTCCTGGTCGTCGGAGGCGGAATCATTCCAAAAGAAGACATCCCGAGTCTGAAGGAGGCGGGTATCGCTGCAATCTTTGGTCCTGGCACCAATACGGACGATATCGTAGATTTCATAAAGGATGCAGTTCGAAATAAATGACCGGTGCGCATCATGATCGACGTTGGTTCAATCCCTAAATCGGACAGTTTGTAATGCATTTAATATTGTCCCCGGACGGCGGCACGACAGTTGCCGTCCGGGGACCGTTAACACAATCAGGATCGCTTGATAATGAATATGGATTACGCCGCTGAAATAATAAAAGGCTCCTCCCAAGCCGTATCCCGGATGATTTCATGGTTGGAAAATGAGGATGACCGGGCCCGGCCGTGCATGGAAAAGCTCTACAAGCATACCGGAAACGCCTATATCATAGGAATCACCGGAGCTCCGGGGGCGGGCAAAAGCACATTGACTGATAAACTGACCCGGCACCTTCGCCGGCAGGGTCTGACGGTCGGGATCATTGCTGTAGATCCGACCAGTCCGTTTACCGGCGGAGCGATTCTCGGCGACCGGGTGAGAATGAGCGAAATAGCCCTGGATCCGGGCGTATTTATTCGAAGCATGGCAACGCGAGGGTATCTGGGCGGACTGGCGCAGGCCACAGGCAACGCCGTCAAGGTTCTGGATGCCTCCGGAAAAGATATCGTTCTGATCGAAACCGTCGGCGTGGGGCAGGATGAGGTGGATATTATTCGTATTGCGGATACCGTCTGTCTGGTACTGGTACCCGGACTGGGCGACGTGATTCAGAGCATGAAGGCCGGCGTAATGGAAATTGCCGACGTATATGCAATTAATAAGGCGGATCGACAGGGCGCCGATCAGTTGTTTGCCGAGGTGTCCAATCGTGTGGCACAGGATGCCCAGATTCGCGAACGACTCTGGGAGCCCCCGGTCCTGCAGACCATATCGACAGAGGATGAAGGTATTGTGGCGTTGGCAGAGGCGTTAAAATGCCATCAGGACCATCTGAAAAACACCGGAAGGCTTTTGAACAAACGCCGGGAGCGAATCCATCAGGAGACGCTTCAAATGATTAATTACGAGCTTTTCAGGCGGGTTGAAATGCACCTGGCCGCCAACGGCCGTCTGGATACTATGGTTAACGCCATCATGAATCATGAAGAAAATCCGTATACGATCATACGACAGGTGCTGGATGAGTGCGTGCGTCTTCCCCGGAAGCCTGAAAAATGAGGTGGGCATGGTTTCTTTAGAAATTTTAAAAAAATTTGATATATTTTCAAATATGCCTTCGGATAAACTGAAACACATCTCACAGCAGGCGCGTTTGTTGGAATTTTCTGCCGGAGAGGTTCTGGCGCGAAAGGATGATCCGGCATTGAACCTGTATGGTGTTGTCCGCGGAGAAGTGCAATTGAGCCTGCCGGTTGTCTGTCGCCTGCTGACGGCGGATATTCATACCGAAAAAGGAGAACCGGACCGGGTTCAAACGCAGGGAAAACAGATGATGATAGATGTCGTGGAACCGGGTGAAATTTGCGGATGGTCCGCCATGCTCGATGACGGCAGGCAGACGACCAACCTTACAGGTTCAAAACCGGGTCAGATATTATATATTTCAGCCGCTATTTTGAAGGATATGTGCCGGAAGGACCCGCTCACGGGATATGAACTGACAAACAAACTCCTTCAGGTGGTATCCGACCGGCTCCGAACCCGAACGAAAAATCTGGTGGAAACCTGGGGAGAATCTTTCGAGATAGAGGGAGAATGATCAGAAAACGACTCAGGGCCGCTTAACGGCACGCTGAGACAGACCTTATCCGGCACCCTCATGCACAGCGCATTTGGCTCTGGCGATATTTTCCACATCCCCCATGACAATCCGCGTCCGTCCATTTGCCAGCATCATTGCGGGACGGGTTGAATTCAATTTCGCCGTCACCGTTCTTGACCGCCATGCCCAGAAGATTAAACTTTTCCTTGAATCCTGAATCCCGGATCGTGCTGCCGCCCCCCCTGGAGGATTCACAAATTTTAATTTCATGAATTCTCAGATTACCCGGGTTGCTTCTTAACATGCTGTCGAGAAAATCCACAACGGTCAGGCTGAGCATTTCCGAAGCCATTCGAAGCCGTCATGGTTACATAAAGCGTATTTTCGTCCTACACCAGCGTTTTCTGCTCAATCCCGTTTAACGCGAGACGGTATCCCCCGCTGCTGTGCTTTTCGAACATACCCTGCTCCTTTACCACGTTTATCATTCCCGGTCATTTCCTTTAGCTCAACGCCAGACAGAAGCCTCGCAATTCAACTGCCTTAAACTGCTCGTGCAGATCGTTGAAGGCCCCGGAGATGTATTTCAGAAAAATTAGCCCAAGAACAATTTGATCGGATTTCTATTTTTTTCTTCTTCAATTGAACAGCAACCTACTCGCAGTAGCATTAATTATCCTTAAATATATTTTTCCTATGAAAATTGATAAAGTCTTTATCTGGCAGAAAACGACTTGGCAAAGTTATCAATTTGCGATCATATTTCACTATCAGTTCGTGTGTCACCTTATTTGAAACCAAAACCTGGTAATTATCGTCTATTGTAATAAGCCCCTTATCAAAAGCAC
The nucleotide sequence above comes from Desulfobacterales bacterium. Encoded proteins:
- the meaB gene encoding methylmalonyl Co-A mutase-associated GTPase MeaB, which encodes MNMDYAAEIIKGSSQAVSRMISWLENEDDRARPCMEKLYKHTGNAYIIGITGAPGAGKSTLTDKLTRHLRRQGLTVGIIAVDPTSPFTGGAILGDRVRMSEIALDPGVFIRSMATRGYLGGLAQATGNAVKVLDASGKDIVLIETVGVGQDEVDIIRIADTVCLVLVPGLGDVIQSMKAGVMEIADVYAINKADRQGADQLFAEVSNRVAQDAQIRERLWEPPVLQTISTEDEGIVALAEALKCHQDHLKNTGRLLNKRRERIHQETLQMINYELFRRVEMHLAANGRLDTMVNAIMNHEENPYTIIRQVLDECVRLPRKPEK
- a CDS encoding cyclic nucleotide-binding domain-containing protein, translated to MVSLEILKKFDIFSNMPSDKLKHISQQARLLEFSAGEVLARKDDPALNLYGVVRGEVQLSLPVVCRLLTADIHTEKGEPDRVQTQGKQMMIDVVEPGEICGWSAMLDDGRQTTNLTGSKPGQILYISAAILKDMCRKDPLTGYELTNKLLQVVSDRLRTRTKNLVETWGESFEIEGE